GGCAGATCTTCACCAAGGACGTGCTCGTCATCGGTGATGGGGCCCGCGTGCAGGCGGAAATCAATGCCGGCACCGTCATCATCAACGGCACGGTGGAGGGCAACGTGCGCGCCACGCAGCTGGTGGAGCTGCACGCCCCGGCGCGCGTGAAGGGCAACGTGGAGACGCCCGCGCTCACCATGGACCGCGGTGTCATCTTCGAGGGCACCAGCAAGATGGAGAACCTCGGGGGCAAGGGCGGCAACCCGCCGCCTCCCGGTGGTGGTGAGGGCAAGAAGTAGTGAGCCGCGCCGGGCGCCCGCATGTCCGCGCCACCCTGG
This is a stretch of genomic DNA from Archangium violaceum. It encodes these proteins:
- the bacM gene encoding bactofilin BacM, which encodes MALLGKKEEKTNVPLLGIGGRREDESVATRPGEVHTLLGKGSEFEGKLTFEGQVRIDGKFNGQIFTKDVLVIGDGARVQAEINAGTVIINGTVEGNVRATQLVELHAPARVKGNVETPALTMDRGVIFEGTSKMENLGGKGGNPPPPGGGEGKK